A window of the Dyadobacter pollutisoli genome harbors these coding sequences:
- a CDS encoding NAD(P)-dependent oxidoreductase, giving the protein MSEKIAFLGLGNLGTPIAESLINAGYELTVWNRTASKADPLVKLGATVVEDPMDAIIPGGIVFSVLADDAAVEEIFSMELVEKLGKGGIHVSMSTISPETSRQLSQIHDWYGASYVAAPIFARPEAVKAGVGNICVSGKAEAREIVKPIVQTFVKGVYDFGDDPGAANVVKLAGNFMIAASLEMMGEAFTMAEKNGISRQSIYEMLTQTLFAAPIFQNYGKIVAQHAYEPVAFRLALGLKDIKLTLQTASDVNVPMPMADLIKNRFVSALAKGRDNLDWGALAMGASDDAGL; this is encoded by the coding sequence ATGTCTGAAAAAATAGCATTTCTGGGTCTTGGAAACCTGGGAACACCGATCGCCGAAAGCCTGATCAACGCAGGATATGAACTGACAGTTTGGAACAGAACAGCTTCAAAGGCAGATCCGCTGGTCAAGCTGGGCGCCACAGTTGTGGAAGATCCGATGGACGCGATCATTCCGGGAGGTATTGTATTTTCGGTACTTGCGGACGATGCGGCTGTGGAAGAAATTTTCTCTATGGAATTGGTTGAAAAATTAGGCAAAGGGGGCATTCACGTTTCCATGAGCACCATTTCGCCTGAAACTTCACGCCAACTGAGCCAGATCCACGACTGGTATGGAGCATCTTACGTAGCTGCACCGATTTTTGCAAGACCGGAAGCCGTAAAAGCAGGGGTAGGTAATATTTGTGTTTCGGGAAAAGCGGAAGCGAGAGAGATTGTAAAGCCGATCGTTCAAACTTTTGTCAAAGGAGTTTACGATTTTGGTGATGATCCCGGAGCTGCCAATGTGGTGAAACTGGCAGGTAACTTTATGATTGCAGCCAGCCTGGAAATGATGGGAGAGGCTTTTACGATGGCCGAGAAGAATGGAATTTCACGTCAAAGCATCTACGAAATGCTTACTCAGACGTTGTTTGCGGCGCCAATATTTCAGAACTATGGAAAGATAGTGGCGCAACATGCCTACGAACCTGTGGCCTTTCGTCTGGCACTAGGCTTGAAGGACATTAAATTGACATTACAGACCGCGTCCGACGTCAATGTACCCATGCCGATGGCCGATCTCATCAAAAACAGATTTGTCAGCGCGTTAGCAAAAGGTAGGGATAATTTGGACTGGGGAGCACTGGCAATGGGAGCGTCGGATGATGCGGGATTGTAG